In Paroedura picta isolate Pp20150507F chromosome 6, Ppicta_v3.0, whole genome shotgun sequence, one genomic interval encodes:
- the KCTD21 gene encoding BTB/POZ domain-containing protein KCTD21: MSEPITLNVGGKLYTTSLSTLTSFPDSMLGAMFSGKMPTKRDSQGHCFIDRDGKVFRYVLNFLRTSHLDLPEDFQEMGLLRREADFYQVQPLIEALQEKEVELSKAEKNAMLNITLDKRTQTVHFTVREAPQIYSLSSSNMEVFTAHIFSTSSLFLKLLGSKLYYCFNGNLSTISSYLQDPYHVTLDWVASVEGLPEEEYTRQNLKRLWVLPAKKQINTFQVFVEEVLKIAMSDGFCVDSSHPHASDFMNNKIIRLIRYK, encoded by the coding sequence ATGTCAGAGCCCATCACCCTCAACGTCGGCGGGAAGCTGTACACCACCTCGCTCTCCACCTTGACCAGTTTCCCCGACTCCATGCTGGGCGCCATGTTCAGCGGGAAGATGCCCACCAAGAGGGACAGCCAGGGCCACTGCTTCATCGACCGCGATGGGAAGGTTTTCCGCTATGTCCTCAACTTCCTGAGGACCTCTCACCTGGACCTCCCCGAGGACTTCCAAGAAATGGGCCTCCTCCGGCGGGAGGCCGATTTCTACCAGGTGCAGCCGTTGATCGAGGCCttgcaggagaaggaggtggagcTCTCCAAGGCGGAGAAGAACGCCATGCTCAACATCACCCTGGATAAGAGGACTCAGACGGTTCACTTCACCGTCCGGGAAGCCCCGCAAATCTACAGCTTGTCCTCGTCCAACATGGAGGTCTTCACCGCCCACATCTTCAGCACCTCCAGCTTGTTCTTGAAACTCCTGGGCTCCAAACTGTACTACTGCTTCAACGGCAACCTGTCGACCATCTCGAGTTACCTGCAGGATCCTTACCACGTCACTTTGGACTGGGTGGCGAGCGTGGAAGGCCTGCCGGAGGAGGAGTACACCAGGCAGAACTTGAAGAGGCTGTGGGTCTTACCGGCGAAGAAGCAGATCAACACCTTCCAGGTGTTTGTGGAGGAGGTCTTGAAAATCGCCATGAGCGACGGCTTCTGTGTCGACTCCTCTCACCCGCACGCCTCGGACTTCATGAACAACAAGATCATCCGGCTCATTCGGTACAAGTAG